The Nitrospira sp. DNA segment TGCACGCGTGACACCGTCCTCGGTGGCGCGGTTGCCACGGGCGTGCCACACTCCTTGATGGGCGACGGATGTGCTCTCCGCACGGTCGAGCCGCGTCGCGCGAAACGACGGTGCGCCGAGCTGGCACGGCGTCTCCGGACGCGGTGCCTCAGATACGTGGCTGCCGAAGCATCTCACCTAGCGCAGGCCGGCGGCGCCTCACCTGAAACTCGTCTGACACTCTGCCTTTCTGCGGACCCAGGTAAGTGATCCCTCGTGACGCAGGCCTCCCCTACTTTTTCGGTATGGTCAAAACTTCTGAACCCTCTCATAAGTGCCACGGTGACACATGCTTTCTGCTGCTCCTGACTTAGGCAAAAAGCATGACGGTACAGAGGAAAAGTGGAGGCAGATCATGACACCACCGAGCCTTGATCAATTGATCCAGGATCCCGCAAAAGCGGCGATCTTGCCACCGGAGATCGCGCAGGCACTGTTGATCGGACTCGCGTCGCTTCAGCCATTGCTGGTTCAGCGTGCGCTGATGGGATCATCTGACAAAGTAGGGGAGGAGGATTTGCTCACGATCGATCAAGTCGCGGCAAGGCTGAATCTCAGTCAATATCGCGCCTATGAATTGTGCCGTCAAGGAGAGCTGAAAGCCATTCGACTGGGAAAATCGGTTAGGGTGAAACCGTCCGACTTGCAAGCCTATGTGGCGCAACATGGCAGTTGAACATAGCAGTATACGAATCGTATCCTGTCCTCGTGGCCCGATGAGAACGCAATGAATTGGCGATTCATGAACCGATACAGCATGTGATTCGGTTACTGAGGTCCCACAACCACCGGTGACGTATGGCTTGTGTACGAAAACGGCGTGGCAAATACGTGGTGGATTGGCGCGATGGAGCCGGTGTTCGCCATTGGAAATCTTTCGACAAGAAAGGTGATGCCGACACCTTCCGCGATCACGTCGGCCAGGAAGCCCGTCAACGAGTCACACCGACGATTCCGGTATCTAGTACCATGACAGAGTACGCGGAGCACTGGAAGCGGTTGATCGGCCAGACGGTGAAACCGCGCACGTTGGCCCGGTATAGCGAGATCCTGACGCTGCACGTTCTTCCGAGATTCGGGAAACTGCGGGTTCGGGACCTGAACCGCGGGCAACTCAAGCTTTTCTTGACGGAGAAGTCGTCCTTGGGGCTTCAGAAGCGAACCATTCGCAACATTCAGGCCGTGATACGTGTGATGCTCAACGCTGCGATTGAAGATGGACTGATCGCTGCCAATCCTGCTGCGAACCTGGGACGGGCGCTGAAGCTCACGATCTCAAAGACGACGCGACAAGAAGAGATCAAGGCGATGACCAAGGCCCAGCGGCAACACTTCCTTGCGACGGTCTTGCAGTATGCTCCGCGCTACTATCCTCTCTTCTTCGTGTTGGCCGGAACCGGAGAGCGATTGGGGGAAGCCTTGGCGCTTCAAGATGGTGATCTCGACCTGAACGCCCAAACGATCCGCATTGCCCGTGCCTTTTCAGAGGATGGAACCCTCGACACGCCGAAGAGCGGCCATGGTCGAACCGTGGATCTCTCGCAGGCCCTCACGGCGGTGCTCGCTCGCCATCTCATGACCCTGAAGCAAGATCGGCTCAAACACGGCTGGACAGATCAGACGCCCTGGCTGTTTGTGACGATGAACGGGACTCCGTTAGATCCTGCCAATGTGCGTCGCGCGATGACCAGCGTGCTGAAGCAAGCCAAGCTTCCGCTCCACTTCACACCCCATTGTCTCAGGCACACCTATGCCTCGATCCTGCTTTCCGAGGGTGTCCCAGCCCCTTACGTGCAAGAGCAATTGGGTCACGCGACGATTGAATTAACGGTGAGTACATATGGGAGATGGCTGAAGAAGAAAGCACCCGGTGCATTGGATCGCCTCGACGCCATACCGGCTCAATCAGAGAGGGCGGTAGCTCGTGGTAGCAAAGTGGTAGCAGAAAGGACTTTTGCACAGAATCCACAGACCGGATCGACTCCGCAACTACCTGAAATTCCATGGAAGGTAATGGAGCCGGCGACCCGGATTGAACGGGCGACCTGCGGTTTACGAAACCGCTGCTCTACCAACTGAGCTACGCCGGCACCTTGGCGAGACCTACACGCGACACGATCGACTGTAGAGCGGCATGATAACGGCCACTGCCTGGCCTGTCAATAAACGGAATCCGCATGAAAGACGCGGCTACGGGCCAACAAGCATTGGGCTTGGAGCCGTAGGAGTTGAGCCAGTGGCCGATTCTTCGGATTGCTGTGCGGTCGGTGGCGGCTTTGGATTATTTCCCTTGGCAATCGGATGGATACGAACCATTGCACCACGCCCGAC contains these protein-coding regions:
- a CDS encoding helix-turn-helix domain-containing protein codes for the protein MTPPSLDQLIQDPAKAAILPPEIAQALLIGLASLQPLLVQRALMGSSDKVGEEDLLTIDQVAARLNLSQYRAYELCRQGELKAIRLGKSVRVKPSDLQAYVAQHGS